One window from the genome of Paraclostridium sordellii encodes:
- a CDS encoding glycine betaine uptake BCCT transporter, which yields MKNTVKKDDNRVFYISLAIVLPMCLWAIVSGESFSKAADATLNFLTKDFGWLYLISMLIFVIFAIGLAFSKYGNIKLGPDDSKPEYSTTSWFAMLFGAGMGIGLIFWGVAEPLSHFVSPKGNIAAGSVEAANFAIESSFLHWGIHPWAGYSIIGLSLAYFQFRKGKSGLISSILEPVLGKKIEGWMGITIDVLAVFATIAGIATSLGLGTMQINSGLSYLFNIPNNSITQIIIIAITTFVFIATAVSGVDKGIKRVSDLNLILALMVTIAAFLVGPTLEIINSFTNSIGSYAQNILSDSLAIGAYSDNTWTNKWTVFYWAWWIAWAPFVGTFIARISKGRTIREFILGVMGAPALASFIFFAIFGNMGINLALGKGMPISEIQNITSDVSTAFFTVMSNYNFGFVISIVTIVLLITFFITSANSATFVLGMFTSQGNLNPTNKKKIMLGLLQSFLAVVLLLTGGLNALQTSSLVAAFPFIFIMILATISLTKELKNEKIIKAKIKEKSK from the coding sequence ATGAAAAATACAGTAAAAAAAGATGATAATCGAGTTTTTTATATTTCATTGGCTATTGTACTACCTATGTGTTTATGGGCTATTGTATCTGGAGAAAGTTTTTCTAAAGCTGCAGATGCAACCCTTAACTTTCTAACAAAGGATTTTGGGTGGCTATATCTAATTTCAATGTTGATATTTGTAATATTTGCAATAGGATTAGCTTTTAGTAAGTATGGAAATATAAAACTAGGACCAGATGATTCTAAACCTGAGTATTCAACTACTTCTTGGTTTGCTATGTTATTTGGGGCAGGAATGGGAATAGGCTTAATATTTTGGGGAGTAGCTGAACCTCTATCACATTTTGTATCACCTAAAGGTAATATAGCAGCAGGAAGTGTAGAAGCAGCAAATTTTGCTATTGAATCATCATTTCTTCACTGGGGTATACACCCTTGGGCTGGATATAGCATAATAGGATTATCACTTGCATATTTTCAATTTAGAAAAGGAAAGTCAGGATTAATAAGTTCCATATTAGAACCTGTACTTGGAAAAAAGATTGAAGGGTGGATGGGAATTACAATAGATGTACTTGCAGTATTTGCTACAATTGCGGGAATAGCGACATCTTTAGGCCTTGGGACTATGCAGATTAATAGTGGATTGAGTTATTTATTTAATATACCTAATAATTCAATAACTCAGATTATAATAATAGCCATAACTACTTTTGTATTTATAGCAACAGCGGTATCTGGAGTAGATAAAGGAATAAAGAGAGTATCAGATTTAAATTTAATTTTGGCACTTATGGTAACAATCGCAGCATTTTTAGTTGGGCCAACACTAGAAATAATAAATAGCTTCACTAATTCGATAGGATCATATGCTCAAAATATATTATCTGATAGTTTGGCTATAGGGGCTTACTCAGATAATACATGGACAAATAAATGGACTGTATTTTATTGGGCATGGTGGATAGCTTGGGCACCATTTGTTGGAACATTTATAGCTAGAATTTCAAAAGGAAGAACTATAAGAGAGTTTATACTTGGAGTTATGGGAGCTCCTGCTCTTGCATCATTTATTTTCTTTGCTATATTTGGGAATATGGGAATAAACTTGGCTTTGGGAAAAGGCATGCCAATTTCTGAAATTCAAAATATAACTTCTGATGTATCTACAGCTTTCTTTACTGTAATGAGTAATTATAATTTTGGATTTGTAATTTCTATTGTAACTATAGTGTTACTTATAACGTTCTTTATAACATCAGCAAACTCGGCTACATTTGTTTTGGGAATGTTTACTTCTCAAGGAAATTTAAATCCAACAAATAAAAAGAAAATAATGCTTGGGTTATTACAATCATTTTTAGCAGTAGTACTTTTACTTACAGGAGGCTTAAATGCATTACAAACATCATCTTTAGTAGCTGCATTTCCGTTTATATTTATAATGATTTTAGCAACTATTTCTTTAACAAAAGAACTTAAAAATGAAAAAATAATAAAAGCAAAGATTAAAGAAAAATCAAAATAA
- a CDS encoding DegV family protein, with the protein MSNIKIICDTMNDLPENIMKNYDIEILPATIVFEGKEYKAGVDIDGDEFYQLLRGSESIPSTSQITYATFKETFEKYINEGKKVLYLAGSSAASGTYQSAMIARNDVKGDVYIFDTYSLSIGGGILIEKAAHLVNEGYEIDEIVKALEEHKDKSLVYFSVDSLDYLHKGGRISGTKAAIGTLLNIKPILRIEDGLVKQKTQVRGSKKIIPTLIEQLKSEAGEDFSDRDVYVGYGDDLKEHERFIEKVREELKPRNVYTFRIGACVACHSGPSVVGIACFK; encoded by the coding sequence ATGAGTAATATAAAAATAATTTGCGATACAATGAATGATCTACCAGAGAACATAATGAAAAATTATGATATAGAGATACTTCCTGCAACAATAGTATTTGAAGGAAAAGAATACAAAGCAGGAGTAGATATTGATGGAGATGAGTTTTATCAACTTTTAAGAGGCTCAGAAAGTATACCATCAACATCACAAATAACTTATGCTACATTTAAAGAAACTTTTGAAAAGTATATAAATGAAGGTAAGAAAGTTTTATACCTAGCAGGTTCATCTGCAGCATCTGGAACATATCAATCAGCTATGATAGCAAGAAATGATGTTAAAGGCGATGTATACATATTTGACACATATAGTCTTTCTATAGGTGGAGGAATTTTAATAGAGAAAGCAGCTCATTTAGTAAATGAAGGATATGAAATCGACGAAATAGTTAAAGCCTTAGAAGAGCATAAAGATAAGTCTTTAGTTTATTTTTCAGTTGACTCTTTAGATTATTTACATAAAGGAGGAAGAATATCTGGAACAAAAGCTGCAATAGGTACTTTACTTAATATAAAACCTATATTAAGAATAGAGGATGGACTAGTTAAGCAAAAAACTCAAGTAAGAGGAAGTAAGAAGATAATACCAACATTAATAGAGCAATTAAAATCTGAAGCAGGAGAAGATTTTTCAGATAGAGATGTATATGTTGGTTATGGAGATGATTTAAAAGAACACGAAAGATTTATTGAAAAAGTTAGAGAAGAATTAAAGCCAAGAAATGTTTATACATTCAGAATTGGTGCTTGTGTTGCTTGTCATTCAGGCCCAAGTGTTGTAGGAATTGCATGTTTTAAGTAG
- a CDS encoding heavy metal-binding domain-containing protein, whose protein sequence is MLVLTTENVPGKKITNVIGLVKGSSIRAKHIGKDIGASFKQLVGGELTGYDEMLTEARKIAIGRMVKEAESKGANAIIGFRLTSAAVMQGAAEMLAYGTAVVIEDDNN, encoded by the coding sequence ATGCTAGTTTTAACTACTGAAAATGTACCAGGTAAAAAAATAACTAATGTTATTGGATTAGTGAAAGGAAGTTCTATAAGGGCAAAACATATAGGAAAAGATATAGGTGCTAGTTTTAAACAATTAGTAGGTGGAGAATTGACAGGTTATGATGAAATGCTTACAGAAGCAAGAAAAATAGCTATAGGAAGAATGGTTAAAGAAGCTGAGAGTAAAGGTGCAAATGCTATAATTGGATTTAGATTAACTTCGGCAGCAGTTATGCAAGGAGCAGCAGAAATGTTAGCTTATGGGACTGCTGTAGTAATTGAAGATGATAATAATTAG
- the tyrS gene encoding tyrosine--tRNA ligase, with protein sequence MKSIEEQIKIISKGVDEIIGLDDLKIKLENSIKNNKPLIVKLGLDPSAPDIHLGHTVVLRKMKQLQDLGHKVIIIIGDFTGKIGDPTGKSKARKALSTEKVLENAKTYEEQILKILDKDKTEIVFNSSWLSKLSFEEAIGLASITTVARMLEREDFKNRYENQMPISLHEFFYPLMQGFDSVQIKADIELGGTDQRFNVLMGRTLQKEFDQSPQATIFMPLLEGLDGKDKMSKSLGNYIGIDEKASVMYEKAMTIPDELIIKYFELVTDIHPDEVEKINKDLCENNTNPRDIKMSLAKEIVRLYHGEEEAIAAENRFKEVFQKGQIPNDIKCIEVLKDKFDLFEELINNNLVSSKSEIRRLINQGGLKINNEKITDIQSLTIEENMIVQVGKKKFIKIHLN encoded by the coding sequence ATGAAAAGTATAGAAGAACAAATAAAAATAATTTCAAAAGGTGTAGATGAAATCATAGGATTAGATGATTTAAAGATAAAATTAGAAAACTCAATAAAAAATAATAAACCATTGATTGTAAAGCTTGGTCTAGATCCAAGTGCACCAGATATACATTTAGGACACACTGTTGTCTTAAGAAAAATGAAACAATTACAAGACTTAGGACATAAAGTAATTATAATAATAGGTGATTTTACAGGCAAAATAGGAGATCCAACAGGCAAATCTAAAGCTAGAAAGGCATTGAGTACAGAAAAAGTCTTAGAAAATGCAAAGACATATGAAGAACAAATACTAAAGATCTTAGATAAAGATAAGACAGAAATAGTTTTTAATAGTAGTTGGCTATCAAAGTTAAGTTTTGAGGAAGCTATAGGGTTAGCATCTATAACTACTGTTGCTAGAATGTTAGAAAGAGAAGATTTTAAAAATAGATATGAAAATCAAATGCCAATTTCACTGCACGAATTCTTTTATCCATTAATGCAAGGATTTGACTCAGTTCAAATAAAAGCAGATATAGAACTAGGTGGTACAGATCAACGATTTAACGTGCTTATGGGAAGGACTTTACAAAAAGAATTTGATCAAAGTCCTCAAGCCACTATATTTATGCCTTTACTTGAAGGATTAGATGGTAAAGATAAAATGAGTAAGAGTTTAGGCAATTATATTGGAATAGATGAAAAAGCTAGTGTAATGTATGAAAAAGCTATGACTATACCTGATGAACTAATAATAAAATACTTTGAACTTGTAACAGATATTCATCCAGATGAGGTAGAAAAAATAAATAAAGATTTATGTGAAAATAATACAAATCCTAGAGATATAAAAATGAGTTTGGCAAAAGAAATAGTTAGATTATATCATGGAGAAGAAGAAGCTATTGCTGCTGAAAATAGATTTAAAGAAGTTTTTCAAAAAGGACAGATACCAAATGACATTAAGTGTATAGAAGTTTTAAAAGATAAATTTGATTTGTTTGAAGAATTAATAAATAACAACTTGGTAAGCAGTAAAAGTGAAATAAGAAGACTTATAAATCAAGGTGGATTAAAAATTAATAATGAAAAAATTACAGATATACAAAGTCTAACTATTGAAGAAAATATGATAGTTCAAGTTGGTAAGAAAAAATTTATAAAAATACATTTAAATTAA